A window from Drosophila nasuta strain 15112-1781.00 chromosome 3, ASM2355853v1, whole genome shotgun sequence encodes these proteins:
- the LOC132793779 gene encoding KAT8 regulatory NSL complex subunit 3 isoform X4, producing the protein MIQMKQSKNAKNEIVVIEKKPKLLQSATTNSSSIITYSPSKFIARAGTQYTKLQPHTQPKANTNTHTNTNITRAAAPASTTAITTTTKMPGTSSNTTNTSFYVVKAGQLGSAASILSSPPKTASASGVATPLPITTESSSTISVPSEASMEHAYMRDAPRADTSSIGNGLAVARTILVRHAPQCPTCHTYPNHEDSSDSQHIAHVPPYDEIAAKEMMNECARIAKYVRNNNSDEQDWQARVNRIGWTYTQEALFNKVATILDQDQLARLANDKRQHEAVHRRVAVDKSSSRMRRALASVAWESRTTQWLHALLMEHLPPSYMASYLDIMQTLKSKLPTLTDKMLFSRPLNNSQELLAPVMKKRWEPEILAKSRHLSHNAIMVALPTMPTSGPVPDRMQNWYQALATITQIVQITLPNSNDRIGRQNLDQVAETIVSLTRVRIHELRTENPNRGIILIGFNAGAALALQVAMSESVACVICMGFAYNTLRGPRGAPDDRLLDIKAPILFVIGQNSARSSQEEMEGLRERMQSESSLVVVGSADDALRVPKSKRRIEGVTQAMVDSMVVDEVYEFISKTLNNPPGPRMPTSLLGSNSYQRTPKQQHILADGNVNKAQMTHSRKRKAQDGQEDNGVPTTKPKFVPHISISTVGRPRTRPLPNVVLTGVKVNTTDKTTLNNEEMNLSIENMLEETLEYEDGQQSVAATNVPKTPQNVTKAAPTTVSLSSGTKIKMIPSSQFVQLKTLSSQSKLINYTISKNTNASSAAPTPTSIGSIVKTLPASSGQQIFTLKTPTGQTTQFVTAAAAPSSTTQQKYTVIKNSSGLAMLQLTKNVSAPQQNVVGNVDLSNIIDMPILFADNEGNIADQQQQQQLQPQPDQLLKTTSTGSPLILSHKIIKEATNPVKPTGVISTAKSSNIVINKGIQQLFTTQSGTVSGGTGNKVVYINRSTMKPMASTTSSTTPTRLPSGATALPIRIVSSPKAAVTAAGTPTTSSQVVLDAANVKTLNLQTIKTASGTAVINAATGGALRQTGGVVSLGNKTFPQFQVINSSVASTAIGSDGKPLRNIYLKSATGLKPVQMLANRSTTIPAIAPGGAAVRRVVSIGSVSKSPTVTVAAQQAKDSKIIKATPTTSSTTIRTPTQGKGLE; encoded by the exons ATGATACAAATGAAACAAAGTAAAAAcgccaaaaatgaaattgtggTGATTGAGAAGAAACCAAAGTTGTTGCAGTCAGCCACAACAAACAGCTCGTCGATTATTACATATAGTCCGAGCAAATTTATTGCCAGGGCTGgcacacaatacacaaaactacaaccacacacacagccaaaggcaaacacaaacacacacacgaacacaaaCATAACTCGTGCGGCAGCTCCAGCATCAACAActgcaattacaacaacaacgaagatGCCAGGAACGTCttcaaatacaacaaacacatCATTCTATGTGGTCAAAGCCGGCCAATTGGGAAGCGCCGCGTCCATTTTGAGTTCGCCACCTAAAACCGCATCAGCGTCAGGAGTGGCGACACCGCTTCCGATTACAACAGAGAGt TCCAGCACAATCTCCGTGCCCAGTGAGGCATCCATGGAACATGCTTACATGCGCGATGCTCCACGTGCGGACACCTCTTCCATAGGCAATGGATTAGCTGTGGCTCGCACTATTCTTGTGAGGCATGCGCCGCAATGTCCCACGTGCCACACGTATCCCAATCATGAGGACTCTAGCGATTCACAACATATTGCGCATGTACCGCCATACGATGAAATTGCGGCGAAGGAGATGATGAACGAGTGTGCACGCATTGCCAAATATGTGAGAAACAATAATTCTGACGAACAGGATTGGCAAGCACGTGTAAATCG TATTGGCTGGACGTATACGCAAGAGGCACTGTTCAATAAGGTGGCCACAATACTAGACCAGGATCAGTTGGCGCGGCTTGCCAATGATAAGCGTCAACATGAGGCAGTGCATCGTCGTGTGGCCGTCGACAAATCCAGTTCTAGAATGCGGCGTGCTTTGGCAAGTGTTGCATGGGAGTCACGTACCACACAGTGGTTGCACGCTCTACTCATGGAGCATCTGCCGCCCTCGTATATGGCATCGTATTTGGATATTATGCAAACGCTGAAGAGCAAGCTGCCCACGTTGACGGacaaaatgttatttagtCGACCACTTAACAATAGCCAAGAGTTGCTGGCGCCTGTAATGAAGAAGCGCTGGGAACCGGAGATATTGGCCAAGTCGCGGCATTTATCGCATAATGCCATTATGGTGGCACTGCCAACGATGCCCACCAGCGGCCCAGTGCCAGATCGCATGCAAAATTGGTACCAGGCCTTAGCAACCATCACACAAATTGTGCAGATTACGTTGCCCAATTCAA ACGACCGCATTGGTCGCCAGAATCTGGATCAGGTGGCTGAGACTATTGTGTCCCTGACACGTGTTCGCATCCACGAACTACGCACTGAGAATCCCAATCGCGGCATTATTCTGATTGGCTTCAATGCAGGCGCAGCGTTGGCACTGCAAGTGGCCATGTCAGAGAGCGTGGCGTGTGTCATTTGTATGGGTTTTGCTTACAACACATTGCGTGGACCAAGAGGAGCACCTGACGACCGTCTGCTGGACATAAAGGCGCCGATTCTCTTTGTGATTGGTCAGAACTCGGCACGCAGCAGTCAAGAGGAAATGGAGGGACTGCGCGAGCGCATGCAGTCGGAGTCATCACTGGTGGTCGTTGGCAGTGCCGATGACGCGTTGCGTGTGCCCAAGAGCAAGAGACGGATCGAAGGTGTCACCCAGGCCATGGTGGACTCCATGGTGGTG GACGAAGTATACGAGTTTATTAGCAAGACATTGAACAATCCTCCGGGTCCACGCATGCCTACCTCACTTTTGGGCAGTAATTCGTATCAGCGCACACCGAAACAACAGCATATTCTTGCCGATGGCAATGTAAACAAGGCGCAGATGACACATTCGCGCAAGCGTAAGGCGCAAGACGGCCAGGAGGATAACGGCGTACCAACAACTAAACCCAAATTCGTGCCTCACA TTTCCATTTCTACAGTTGGACGCCCTCGGACACGCCCGTTGCCCAACGTTGTTCTCACTGGCGTTAAAGTCAACACAACAGATAAAACTACGCTTAACAACGAGGAGATGAAtctttcaattgaaaatatgctaGAGGAAACGCTTGAATATGAAGATGGTCAGCAATcagttgctgccacaaatGTTCCAAAGACACCACAGAATGTGACCAAAGCGGCGCCTACAACTGTTTCTCTATCGTCAGGCACGAAGATCAAGATGATACCCTCGAGCCAATTTGTACAATTGAAAACACTGTCGTCGCAGAGTAAGCTAATCAATTACACCATTAGCAAAAACACCAACGCTTCCTCAGCAGCACCAACACCGACAAGTATTGGAAGCATTGTAAAAACATTGCCAGCCTCCAGTGGACAGCAAATCTTCACACTTAAGACGCCCACGGGACAAACAACACAGTTCGTAACTGCTGCCGCTGCACCATCATCGACGACGCAGCAAAAATATACAGTGATTAAAAATTCCAGTGGCTTAGCGATGTTGCAGCTCACGAAGAATGTGTCTGCGCCACAACAGAATGTAGTCGGCAATGTGGATCTCTCGAATATAATTGATATGCCGATTTTGTTTGCGGACAATGAAGGCAACATTGCcgatcagcaacagcagcagcagctgcaaccacAACCCGATCAGCTATTGAAAA CGACATCAACGGGCAGCCCGTTAATTCTGAGTCATAAGATCATCAAAGAAGCCACTAATCCAGTGAAGCCCACGGGCGTTATCAGCACCGCAAAGAGCAGCAATATTGTGATCAACAAGGGCATACAACAGCTATTTACCACACAAAGTGGCACTGTGAGCGGCGGCACTGGGAACAAGGTTGTCTACATCAATCGAAGCACCATGAAGCCAATGGCGTCAACGACATCATCAACAACTCCAACACGGCTGCCAAGTGGTGCCACAGCGTTGCCCATACGCATTGTGAGCAGTCCTAAGGCGGCTGTGACAGCGGCTGGAACGCCCACAACGAGCAGCCAAGTTGTGCTGGATGCAGCCAATGTCAAGACGCTGAACCTGCAAACAATCAAGACGGCATCTGGAACGGCAGTGATTAATGCCGCAACTGGTGGTGCACTGCGTCAGACAGGCGGTGTCGTTAGTCTGGGTAACAAAACGTTTCCACAGTTTCAGGTGATCAACAGCTCTGTGGCATCCACAGCGATTGGCAGTGATGGCAAGCCATTGCGCAACATTTACCTAAAATCTGCAACTGGTCTTAAACCTGTGCAAATGTTGGCTAATCGATCAACCACTATACCGGCTATAGCACCTGGTGGTGCGGCTGTTCGTCGTGTGGTTAGTATCGGCTCTGTGTCCAAGTCCCCTACTGTAACTGTTGCCGCACAGCAAGCTAAAGATTCAAAGATCATTAAGGCAACGCCGACGACGTCATCAACCACAATACGAACGCCAACACAGGGAAAGGGCTTGGAGTAA
- the LOC132793779 gene encoding KAT8 regulatory NSL complex subunit 3 isoform X5: MIQMKQSKNAKNEIVVIEKKPKLLQSATTNSSSIITYSPSKFIARAGTQYTKLQPHTQPKANTNTHTNTNITRAAAPASTTAITTTTKMPGTSSNTTNTSFYVVKAGQLGSAASILSSPPKTASASGVATPLPITTESSSTISVPSEASMEHAYMRDAPRADTSSIGNGLAVARTILVRHAPQCPTCHTYPNHEDSSDSQHIAHVPPYDEIAAKEMMNECARIAKYVRNNNSDEQDWQARVNRIGWTYTQEALFNKVATILDQDQLARLANDKRQHEAVHRRVAVDKSSSRMRRALASVAWESRTTQWLHALLMEHLPPSYMASYLDIMQTLKSKLPTLTDKMLFSRPLNNSQELLAPVMKKRWEPEILAKSRHLSHNAIMVALPTMPTSGPVPDRMQNWYQALATITQIVQITLPNSNDRIGRQNLDQVAETIVSLTRVRIHELRTENPNRGIILIGFNAGAALALQVAMSESVACVICMGFAYNTLRGPRGAPDDRLLDIKAPILFVIGQNSARSSQEEMEGLRERMQSESSLVVVGSADDALRVPKSKRRIEGVTQAMVDSMVVDEVYEFISKTLNNPPGPRMPTSLLGSNSYQRTPKQQHILADGNVNKAQMTHSRKRKAQDGQEDNGVPTTKPKFVPHIGRPRTRPLPNVVLTGVKVNTTDKTTLNNEEMNLSIENMLEETLEYEDGQQSVAATNVPKTPQNVTKAAPTTVSLSSGTKIKMIPSSQFVQLKTLSSQSKLINYTISKNTNASSAAPTPTSIGSIVKTLPASSGQQIFTLKTPTGQTTQFVTAAAAPSSTTQQKYTVIKNSSGLAMLQLTKNVSAPQQNVVGNVDLSNIIDMPILFADNEGNIADQQQQQQLQPQPDQLLKTTSTGSPLILSHKIIKEATNPVKPTGVISTAKSSNIVINKGIQQLFTTQSGTVSGGTGNKVVYINRSTMKPMASTTSSTTPTRLPSGATALPIRIVSSPKAAVTAAGTPTTSSQVVLDAANVKTLNLQTIKTASGTAVINAATGGALRQTGGVVSLGNKTFPQFQVINSSVASTAIGSDGKPLRNIYLKSATGLKPVQMLANRSTTIPAIAPGGAAVRRVVSIGSVSKSPTVTVAAQQAKDSKIIKATPTTSSTTIRTPTQGKGLE; the protein is encoded by the exons ATGATACAAATGAAACAAAGTAAAAAcgccaaaaatgaaattgtggTGATTGAGAAGAAACCAAAGTTGTTGCAGTCAGCCACAACAAACAGCTCGTCGATTATTACATATAGTCCGAGCAAATTTATTGCCAGGGCTGgcacacaatacacaaaactacaaccacacacacagccaaaggcaaacacaaacacacacacgaacacaaaCATAACTCGTGCGGCAGCTCCAGCATCAACAActgcaattacaacaacaacgaagatGCCAGGAACGTCttcaaatacaacaaacacatCATTCTATGTGGTCAAAGCCGGCCAATTGGGAAGCGCCGCGTCCATTTTGAGTTCGCCACCTAAAACCGCATCAGCGTCAGGAGTGGCGACACCGCTTCCGATTACAACAGAGAGt TCCAGCACAATCTCCGTGCCCAGTGAGGCATCCATGGAACATGCTTACATGCGCGATGCTCCACGTGCGGACACCTCTTCCATAGGCAATGGATTAGCTGTGGCTCGCACTATTCTTGTGAGGCATGCGCCGCAATGTCCCACGTGCCACACGTATCCCAATCATGAGGACTCTAGCGATTCACAACATATTGCGCATGTACCGCCATACGATGAAATTGCGGCGAAGGAGATGATGAACGAGTGTGCACGCATTGCCAAATATGTGAGAAACAATAATTCTGACGAACAGGATTGGCAAGCACGTGTAAATCG TATTGGCTGGACGTATACGCAAGAGGCACTGTTCAATAAGGTGGCCACAATACTAGACCAGGATCAGTTGGCGCGGCTTGCCAATGATAAGCGTCAACATGAGGCAGTGCATCGTCGTGTGGCCGTCGACAAATCCAGTTCTAGAATGCGGCGTGCTTTGGCAAGTGTTGCATGGGAGTCACGTACCACACAGTGGTTGCACGCTCTACTCATGGAGCATCTGCCGCCCTCGTATATGGCATCGTATTTGGATATTATGCAAACGCTGAAGAGCAAGCTGCCCACGTTGACGGacaaaatgttatttagtCGACCACTTAACAATAGCCAAGAGTTGCTGGCGCCTGTAATGAAGAAGCGCTGGGAACCGGAGATATTGGCCAAGTCGCGGCATTTATCGCATAATGCCATTATGGTGGCACTGCCAACGATGCCCACCAGCGGCCCAGTGCCAGATCGCATGCAAAATTGGTACCAGGCCTTAGCAACCATCACACAAATTGTGCAGATTACGTTGCCCAATTCAA ACGACCGCATTGGTCGCCAGAATCTGGATCAGGTGGCTGAGACTATTGTGTCCCTGACACGTGTTCGCATCCACGAACTACGCACTGAGAATCCCAATCGCGGCATTATTCTGATTGGCTTCAATGCAGGCGCAGCGTTGGCACTGCAAGTGGCCATGTCAGAGAGCGTGGCGTGTGTCATTTGTATGGGTTTTGCTTACAACACATTGCGTGGACCAAGAGGAGCACCTGACGACCGTCTGCTGGACATAAAGGCGCCGATTCTCTTTGTGATTGGTCAGAACTCGGCACGCAGCAGTCAAGAGGAAATGGAGGGACTGCGCGAGCGCATGCAGTCGGAGTCATCACTGGTGGTCGTTGGCAGTGCCGATGACGCGTTGCGTGTGCCCAAGAGCAAGAGACGGATCGAAGGTGTCACCCAGGCCATGGTGGACTCCATGGTGGTG GACGAAGTATACGAGTTTATTAGCAAGACATTGAACAATCCTCCGGGTCCACGCATGCCTACCTCACTTTTGGGCAGTAATTCGTATCAGCGCACACCGAAACAACAGCATATTCTTGCCGATGGCAATGTAAACAAGGCGCAGATGACACATTCGCGCAAGCGTAAGGCGCAAGACGGCCAGGAGGATAACGGCGTACCAACAACTAAACCCAAATTCGTGCCTCACA TTGGACGCCCTCGGACACGCCCGTTGCCCAACGTTGTTCTCACTGGCGTTAAAGTCAACACAACAGATAAAACTACGCTTAACAACGAGGAGATGAAtctttcaattgaaaatatgctaGAGGAAACGCTTGAATATGAAGATGGTCAGCAATcagttgctgccacaaatGTTCCAAAGACACCACAGAATGTGACCAAAGCGGCGCCTACAACTGTTTCTCTATCGTCAGGCACGAAGATCAAGATGATACCCTCGAGCCAATTTGTACAATTGAAAACACTGTCGTCGCAGAGTAAGCTAATCAATTACACCATTAGCAAAAACACCAACGCTTCCTCAGCAGCACCAACACCGACAAGTATTGGAAGCATTGTAAAAACATTGCCAGCCTCCAGTGGACAGCAAATCTTCACACTTAAGACGCCCACGGGACAAACAACACAGTTCGTAACTGCTGCCGCTGCACCATCATCGACGACGCAGCAAAAATATACAGTGATTAAAAATTCCAGTGGCTTAGCGATGTTGCAGCTCACGAAGAATGTGTCTGCGCCACAACAGAATGTAGTCGGCAATGTGGATCTCTCGAATATAATTGATATGCCGATTTTGTTTGCGGACAATGAAGGCAACATTGCcgatcagcaacagcagcagcagctgcaaccacAACCCGATCAGCTATTGAAAA CGACATCAACGGGCAGCCCGTTAATTCTGAGTCATAAGATCATCAAAGAAGCCACTAATCCAGTGAAGCCCACGGGCGTTATCAGCACCGCAAAGAGCAGCAATATTGTGATCAACAAGGGCATACAACAGCTATTTACCACACAAAGTGGCACTGTGAGCGGCGGCACTGGGAACAAGGTTGTCTACATCAATCGAAGCACCATGAAGCCAATGGCGTCAACGACATCATCAACAACTCCAACACGGCTGCCAAGTGGTGCCACAGCGTTGCCCATACGCATTGTGAGCAGTCCTAAGGCGGCTGTGACAGCGGCTGGAACGCCCACAACGAGCAGCCAAGTTGTGCTGGATGCAGCCAATGTCAAGACGCTGAACCTGCAAACAATCAAGACGGCATCTGGAACGGCAGTGATTAATGCCGCAACTGGTGGTGCACTGCGTCAGACAGGCGGTGTCGTTAGTCTGGGTAACAAAACGTTTCCACAGTTTCAGGTGATCAACAGCTCTGTGGCATCCACAGCGATTGGCAGTGATGGCAAGCCATTGCGCAACATTTACCTAAAATCTGCAACTGGTCTTAAACCTGTGCAAATGTTGGCTAATCGATCAACCACTATACCGGCTATAGCACCTGGTGGTGCGGCTGTTCGTCGTGTGGTTAGTATCGGCTCTGTGTCCAAGTCCCCTACTGTAACTGTTGCCGCACAGCAAGCTAAAGATTCAAAGATCATTAAGGCAACGCCGACGACGTCATCAACCACAATACGAACGCCAACACAGGGAAAGGGCTTGGAGTAA
- the LOC132793779 gene encoding KAT8 regulatory NSL complex subunit 3 isoform X1 — protein sequence MIQMKQSKNAKNEIVVIEKKPKLLQSATTNSSSIITYSPSKFIARAGTQYTKLQPHTQPKANTNTHTNTNITRAAAPASTTAITTTTKMPGTSSNTTNTSFYVVKAGQLGSAASILSSPPKTASASGVATPLPITTESSSTISVPSEASMEHAYMRDAPRADTSSIGNGLAVARTILVRHAPQCPTCHTYPNHEDSSDSQHIAHVPPYDEIAAKEMMNECARIAKYVRNNNSDEQDWQARVNRIGWTYTQEALFNKVATILDQDQLARLANDKRQHEAVHRRVAVDKSSSRMRRALASVAWESRTTQWLHALLMEHLPPSYMASYLDIMQTLKSKLPTLTDKMLFSRPLNNSQELLAPVMKKRWEPEILAKSRHLSHNAIMVALPTMPTSGPVPDRMQNWYQALATITQIVQITLPNSNDRIGRQNLDQVAETIVSLTRVRIHELRTENPNRGIILIGFNAGAALALQVAMSESVACVICMGFAYNTLRGPRGAPDDRLLDIKAPILFVIGQNSARSSQEEMEGLRERMQSESSLVVVGSADDALRVPKSKRRIEGVTQAMVDSMVVDEVYEFISKTLNNPPGPRMPTSLLGSNSYQRTPKQQHILADGNVNKAQMTHSRKRKAQDGQEDNGVPTTKPKFVPHNVRVPKLPKPKPSRLIDPFAVKRKVGRPRTRPLPNVVLTGVKVNTTDKTTLNNEEMNLSIENMLEETLEYEDGQQSVAATNVPKTPQNVTKAAPTTVSLSSGTKIKMIPSSQFVQLKTLSSQSKLINYTISKNTNASSAAPTPTSIGSIVKTLPASSGQQIFTLKTPTGQTTQFVTAAAAPSSTTQQKYTVIKNSSGLAMLQLTKNVSAPQQNVVGNVDLSNIIDMPILFADNEGNIADQQQQQQLQPQPDQLLKTTSTGSPLILSHKIIKEATNPVKPTGVISTAKSSNIVINKGIQQLFTTQSGTVSGGTGNKVVYINRSTMKPMASTTSSTTPTRLPSGATALPIRIVSSPKAAVTAAGTPTTSSQVVLDAANVKTLNLQTIKTASGTAVINAATGGALRQTGGVVSLGNKTFPQFQVINSSVASTAIGSDGKPLRNIYLKSATGLKPVQMLANRSTTIPAIAPGGAAVRRVVSIGSVSKSPTVTVAAQQAKDSKIIKATPTTSSTTIRTPTQGKGLE from the exons ATGATACAAATGAAACAAAGTAAAAAcgccaaaaatgaaattgtggTGATTGAGAAGAAACCAAAGTTGTTGCAGTCAGCCACAACAAACAGCTCGTCGATTATTACATATAGTCCGAGCAAATTTATTGCCAGGGCTGgcacacaatacacaaaactacaaccacacacacagccaaaggcaaacacaaacacacacacgaacacaaaCATAACTCGTGCGGCAGCTCCAGCATCAACAActgcaattacaacaacaacgaagatGCCAGGAACGTCttcaaatacaacaaacacatCATTCTATGTGGTCAAAGCCGGCCAATTGGGAAGCGCCGCGTCCATTTTGAGTTCGCCACCTAAAACCGCATCAGCGTCAGGAGTGGCGACACCGCTTCCGATTACAACAGAGAGt TCCAGCACAATCTCCGTGCCCAGTGAGGCATCCATGGAACATGCTTACATGCGCGATGCTCCACGTGCGGACACCTCTTCCATAGGCAATGGATTAGCTGTGGCTCGCACTATTCTTGTGAGGCATGCGCCGCAATGTCCCACGTGCCACACGTATCCCAATCATGAGGACTCTAGCGATTCACAACATATTGCGCATGTACCGCCATACGATGAAATTGCGGCGAAGGAGATGATGAACGAGTGTGCACGCATTGCCAAATATGTGAGAAACAATAATTCTGACGAACAGGATTGGCAAGCACGTGTAAATCG TATTGGCTGGACGTATACGCAAGAGGCACTGTTCAATAAGGTGGCCACAATACTAGACCAGGATCAGTTGGCGCGGCTTGCCAATGATAAGCGTCAACATGAGGCAGTGCATCGTCGTGTGGCCGTCGACAAATCCAGTTCTAGAATGCGGCGTGCTTTGGCAAGTGTTGCATGGGAGTCACGTACCACACAGTGGTTGCACGCTCTACTCATGGAGCATCTGCCGCCCTCGTATATGGCATCGTATTTGGATATTATGCAAACGCTGAAGAGCAAGCTGCCCACGTTGACGGacaaaatgttatttagtCGACCACTTAACAATAGCCAAGAGTTGCTGGCGCCTGTAATGAAGAAGCGCTGGGAACCGGAGATATTGGCCAAGTCGCGGCATTTATCGCATAATGCCATTATGGTGGCACTGCCAACGATGCCCACCAGCGGCCCAGTGCCAGATCGCATGCAAAATTGGTACCAGGCCTTAGCAACCATCACACAAATTGTGCAGATTACGTTGCCCAATTCAA ACGACCGCATTGGTCGCCAGAATCTGGATCAGGTGGCTGAGACTATTGTGTCCCTGACACGTGTTCGCATCCACGAACTACGCACTGAGAATCCCAATCGCGGCATTATTCTGATTGGCTTCAATGCAGGCGCAGCGTTGGCACTGCAAGTGGCCATGTCAGAGAGCGTGGCGTGTGTCATTTGTATGGGTTTTGCTTACAACACATTGCGTGGACCAAGAGGAGCACCTGACGACCGTCTGCTGGACATAAAGGCGCCGATTCTCTTTGTGATTGGTCAGAACTCGGCACGCAGCAGTCAAGAGGAAATGGAGGGACTGCGCGAGCGCATGCAGTCGGAGTCATCACTGGTGGTCGTTGGCAGTGCCGATGACGCGTTGCGTGTGCCCAAGAGCAAGAGACGGATCGAAGGTGTCACCCAGGCCATGGTGGACTCCATGGTGGTG GACGAAGTATACGAGTTTATTAGCAAGACATTGAACAATCCTCCGGGTCCACGCATGCCTACCTCACTTTTGGGCAGTAATTCGTATCAGCGCACACCGAAACAACAGCATATTCTTGCCGATGGCAATGTAAACAAGGCGCAGATGACACATTCGCGCAAGCGTAAGGCGCAAGACGGCCAGGAGGATAACGGCGTACCAACAACTAAACCCAAATTCGTGCCTCACA ATGTGCGTGTGCCAAAGTTACCCAAACCAAAGCCATCGCGCCTCATCGATCCATTTGCAGTCAAGCGAAAGG TTGGACGCCCTCGGACACGCCCGTTGCCCAACGTTGTTCTCACTGGCGTTAAAGTCAACACAACAGATAAAACTACGCTTAACAACGAGGAGATGAAtctttcaattgaaaatatgctaGAGGAAACGCTTGAATATGAAGATGGTCAGCAATcagttgctgccacaaatGTTCCAAAGACACCACAGAATGTGACCAAAGCGGCGCCTACAACTGTTTCTCTATCGTCAGGCACGAAGATCAAGATGATACCCTCGAGCCAATTTGTACAATTGAAAACACTGTCGTCGCAGAGTAAGCTAATCAATTACACCATTAGCAAAAACACCAACGCTTCCTCAGCAGCACCAACACCGACAAGTATTGGAAGCATTGTAAAAACATTGCCAGCCTCCAGTGGACAGCAAATCTTCACACTTAAGACGCCCACGGGACAAACAACACAGTTCGTAACTGCTGCCGCTGCACCATCATCGACGACGCAGCAAAAATATACAGTGATTAAAAATTCCAGTGGCTTAGCGATGTTGCAGCTCACGAAGAATGTGTCTGCGCCACAACAGAATGTAGTCGGCAATGTGGATCTCTCGAATATAATTGATATGCCGATTTTGTTTGCGGACAATGAAGGCAACATTGCcgatcagcaacagcagcagcagctgcaaccacAACCCGATCAGCTATTGAAAA CGACATCAACGGGCAGCCCGTTAATTCTGAGTCATAAGATCATCAAAGAAGCCACTAATCCAGTGAAGCCCACGGGCGTTATCAGCACCGCAAAGAGCAGCAATATTGTGATCAACAAGGGCATACAACAGCTATTTACCACACAAAGTGGCACTGTGAGCGGCGGCACTGGGAACAAGGTTGTCTACATCAATCGAAGCACCATGAAGCCAATGGCGTCAACGACATCATCAACAACTCCAACACGGCTGCCAAGTGGTGCCACAGCGTTGCCCATACGCATTGTGAGCAGTCCTAAGGCGGCTGTGACAGCGGCTGGAACGCCCACAACGAGCAGCCAAGTTGTGCTGGATGCAGCCAATGTCAAGACGCTGAACCTGCAAACAATCAAGACGGCATCTGGAACGGCAGTGATTAATGCCGCAACTGGTGGTGCACTGCGTCAGACAGGCGGTGTCGTTAGTCTGGGTAACAAAACGTTTCCACAGTTTCAGGTGATCAACAGCTCTGTGGCATCCACAGCGATTGGCAGTGATGGCAAGCCATTGCGCAACATTTACCTAAAATCTGCAACTGGTCTTAAACCTGTGCAAATGTTGGCTAATCGATCAACCACTATACCGGCTATAGCACCTGGTGGTGCGGCTGTTCGTCGTGTGGTTAGTATCGGCTCTGTGTCCAAGTCCCCTACTGTAACTGTTGCCGCACAGCAAGCTAAAGATTCAAAGATCATTAAGGCAACGCCGACGACGTCATCAACCACAATACGAACGCCAACACAGGGAAAGGGCTTGGAGTAA